The Cetobacterium somerae ATCC BAA-474 genome includes a window with the following:
- a CDS encoding ABC transporter permease translates to MNVQNKTKVQLKISNEIKSFKKVFNDPILFSTIIFVIVIILLFTILPLFNILKESFTANNTFSFQHYIEVMNLPESLNIIKNTILLGIVTSIFSTGIGFFFAYGMTYLELPLKKIFNSVAILPIVSPPFVVALSAILLLGRRGFITRGILGIKNADIYGFHGLVLVQVLTFFPVAYLMLIGLLQRIDPSVEEAARDLGASRWDVFKTITFPLMIPGIANAFLVIFIQTIADFSNPMVIGGNFTTVAVQVYLQGIGNYDMGSATALSIILVLISLSIFVTQKYYISKKSYVTVTGKVSREREKIKEKSITLPIFIIMSLLTIFVLMMYITIPIGSLVKLWGINYSPSLDHYKYVFDLGMKPIIDTTILSLISTPITGILAMIIAFLIIRGKFIGKGFIEFSTMMAIAIPGTIVGLGYVITYNTKPFILTGTATILIIAFIMRNMPIGIRSGMAALQQIDPSIEEAAMVLGANSKKVFTSITLPMVKPAFFSGLVYAFVRSMTLVSTVIFLVSANYNLLTVAIMNQIDVGKIGVASAYCTILIIVVFLVIGIMKMVLKQMGIDEITE, encoded by the coding sequence ATGAATGTACAAAATAAAACAAAGGTTCAATTAAAAATTTCAAATGAAATCAAAAGTTTCAAAAAAGTTTTTAATGACCCTATTCTTTTCTCTACAATTATTTTTGTAATAGTTATTATATTACTTTTTACAATACTTCCTTTATTCAATATTTTAAAGGAAAGTTTTACTGCTAATAATACTTTTTCTTTCCAACATTATATAGAGGTTATGAACCTTCCTGAAAGTTTAAATATCATCAAAAATACCATTTTATTAGGTATCGTAACCTCTATTTTTTCTACTGGAATTGGATTTTTCTTTGCCTATGGTATGACTTATTTAGAACTACCTCTGAAGAAAATTTTTAATAGTGTCGCTATTCTTCCTATAGTTTCACCACCTTTTGTTGTAGCTTTATCTGCCATTTTACTTCTTGGAAGAAGAGGTTTTATAACACGAGGAATTCTAGGAATAAAAAATGCTGATATCTATGGTTTTCACGGATTAGTTTTAGTACAAGTTTTAACCTTTTTTCCTGTTGCATATTTGATGCTAATAGGCTTATTACAAAGAATTGATCCATCTGTAGAAGAAGCTGCTAGGGATTTAGGTGCATCTCGGTGGGATGTTTTTAAAACTATAACCTTTCCTCTAATGATTCCAGGAATTGCCAATGCTTTTTTAGTTATTTTTATTCAAACTATAGCTGATTTTAGTAATCCTATGGTTATTGGTGGAAACTTTACAACTGTTGCTGTTCAGGTTTATCTTCAAGGGATAGGAAACTATGATATGGGAAGTGCCACTGCTCTTTCTATAATTCTCGTTTTAATATCTCTTTCTATATTTGTAACTCAAAAATATTACATAAGTAAAAAGTCTTATGTTACTGTAACTGGAAAAGTTTCTAGAGAACGTGAAAAAATAAAGGAAAAATCTATAACATTGCCTATTTTTATAATTATGTCTCTTTTAACTATTTTTGTACTTATGATGTATATCACAATACCTATTGGTTCTCTTGTTAAACTTTGGGGAATAAACTACTCTCCATCTTTAGATCATTATAAATATGTTTTTGACTTAGGTATGAAACCTATTATTGATACAACTATTTTATCCTTAATATCTACTCCTATAACTGGAATCTTAGCTATGATTATTGCATTTTTAATAATTAGAGGAAAGTTTATTGGAAAAGGATTTATAGAATTTTCTACAATGATGGCCATTGCAATTCCTGGAACTATAGTTGGACTTGGTTATGTTATCACGTATAATACCAAACCTTTTATTTTAACTGGAACTGCAACTATCTTAATAATAGCTTTTATCATGAGAAATATGCCAATTGGAATTCGTTCTGGTATGGCTGCCCTTCAACAAATTGATCCATCTATTGAAGAAGCTGCAATGGTTTTAGGTGCAAATAGTAAGAAAGTATTTACTTCTATTACTCTTCCTATGGTTAAACCTGCATTTTTTAGTGGATTAGTCTACGCATTTGTTAGAAGCATGACTTTAGTTAGTACTGTTATATTCTTAGTTTCTGCAAATTATAATCTTCTAACAGTTGCTATTATGAATCAAATTGATGTAGGAAAAATAGGTGTTGCTTCAGCATATTGTACAATTTTAATCATCGTTGTTTTCTTGGTTATTGGAATTATGAAAATGGTCTTAAAACAGATGGGAATCGATGAAATTACAGAATAA
- a CDS encoding ABC transporter substrate-binding protein, translating into MKKIFTLLISLLLSIGIFSAEEKETGELLIYAGLMEDHAIAAAKEFEKETGIKTKFVRMSSGEILARVRAEKNNMTASVWYGGPIDAFVAANEEGLIQPYKSPNATDIGDKFKDPNGVWTGIYVGYLGFVANKEVLKELGVEMPKSWQDLLKPEYKGEIVTAHPGSSGTAYTMLATVIQLMGPEEGMKYMQKLNGQVRQYTKSGTAPGRMVGLGETAIGITFLHDAIKYRKEGYEDIIMAAPAEGTGFEIGGVAVLANGPDQVSAKKFVDWSLSKKAQELGQTVGSYQFLTNTTAVPPSEVEEIKGAKLIEYDFDWAGKNRKNLLDEFSKATKAEVPTK; encoded by the coding sequence ATGAAAAAAATTTTTACACTTTTAATCTCTTTACTTTTATCTATTGGTATTTTTTCAGCCGAAGAGAAAGAGACTGGTGAACTGCTTATTTATGCTGGACTTATGGAAGACCACGCAATTGCAGCTGCTAAAGAGTTTGAAAAAGAAACTGGAATCAAAACAAAATTCGTTAGAATGAGTAGTGGAGAAATTTTAGCTAGAGTTAGAGCTGAAAAAAATAATATGACTGCTTCTGTTTGGTATGGAGGACCTATTGATGCTTTTGTAGCTGCTAATGAAGAGGGACTTATTCAACCTTATAAATCTCCAAATGCTACTGATATTGGTGATAAATTTAAAGATCCAAATGGAGTTTGGACAGGAATCTATGTAGGGTATTTAGGTTTTGTTGCTAACAAAGAAGTTTTAAAAGAACTAGGAGTTGAAATGCCAAAATCTTGGCAAGATCTTTTAAAACCAGAGTATAAAGGTGAGATTGTTACAGCTCATCCTGGTTCATCTGGCACTGCATATACAATGTTAGCTACTGTTATTCAACTTATGGGACCTGAAGAGGGAATGAAATATATGCAAAAACTTAATGGACAAGTTAGACAGTATACAAAATCTGGAACTGCTCCTGGTAGAATGGTTGGTCTTGGAGAAACTGCTATTGGAATCACTTTTTTACACGATGCTATAAAATATAGAAAAGAAGGATATGAAGATATTATAATGGCTGCACCTGCTGAAGGAACAGGTTTTGAAATTGGTGGAGTTGCTGTTTTAGCTAATGGTCCAGATCAAGTTTCAGCTAAAAAATTTGTGGATTGGTCACTATCTAAAAAAGCACAAGAGCTTGGACAAACTGTAGGTTCTTATCAATTTTTAACAAATACAACTGCTGTTCCTCCTTCTGAAGTTGAAGAGATTAAAGGAGCAAAACTAATAGAGTACGACTTTGATTGGGCTGGTAAAAATAGAAAAAATCTTTTAGATGAATTTAGTAAAGCTACAAAAGCTGAAGTTCCTACAAAATAG